The Deltaproteobacteria bacterium genome segment CAGAGCGGCGCGCCCATTGCCGCGCGCCCGCTTGCTGCCTGAACATGCGCCCTTCGCCGCTTCCGGCGTCCGCTCGGAGAACGTGCCCGCATGGAGCTTCAGGACATTCGCGTCGAACGCCGCGGCGAAGTCGAGATCCTCACGCTCGACCGGCCCGAGCAACGCAACGCGCTCACCTTCCGCACCTACGCCGAGCTCGAGCACGCCGTCCGGCACACGACGGCGCGCTGTCTCGTCATCACCGGCGCCGGCACCGCGTTCTGCTCGGGCGACGACGTGCGCCAGGTGATGGGCGGCGGCGAGCGCAAAGCCGGCGAGCGCCTCAGCGCTGCGGCGCCGCGCCTGACACCTGCCGCCGAGGCGCTGCTCACGAGCAACGTGCCCGCGATCGCGGCGGTGAACGGCGCCGCGGTCGGCTGGGGCATGGAGCTCGCGATGATGTGCGACCTGCGCGTCGCGTCCGAGCGCGCCAAGTTCGGCGAGCTGTTCGTGCTGCGCGGCCTGTGCTGCGACGTCGCGGGCCTCTCGCGCCTCGCCTCGCTCGTGGGCCGCGAGAAGGCCGCCGAGCTGCTCTACACCGGCGACGTGATCGACGCGAAGGAGGCGCAGCGCATCGGCCTCGTCTCGCGCGTCGTGCCCGACGCCGAGTTGCTCGAGACCGCCGTCGCGCTCGCGGCCAAGATCGCCGCGAATCCGCCGCTCGCCGTGCGCCGCCTCAAGGCCGGCCTGCGCGAAGCGCTCGATCCTGATTGGAAGACCCTCGGCGAGTGGGTGAGCCGCTCGCTCGGCGAGCTGTTCCAGACCGAGGACCATCGCGAGGGCGTGAAGTCGTTCCTCGAGAAGCGCGCGCCCAAGTACGTCGGGCGCTAGGAACAGGTCATGCGGCCGAAGCGCGACATGCGATTGCTCACGCGAATCATGATTCGCAATTACAAGAGCATCGCCGCCTGCGACGTTCGGCCCGCACAGCTCTCGTTCCTCGTGGGTCCGAACGGGTCGGGCAAGAGCAACTTTCTCGACGCACTCCGCTTCGTCGCAGACTCGCTTCGGTACTCGCTCGATCACGCGCTTCGAGACCGCGGCGGTATCAACGAAGTTCGCCGTCGTTCGAGCGGTCACCCCACGCACTTCGGGATTCGGCTCGAGTTCACGCTTCCGAATCACTACGGCCACTACGCGTTCAACGTCGGCGCGAAGAAGAGCGGCGGCTACGAGGTGCAGCGCGAAGAGTGCCGAGTAATCGGGATCTCGAGTGCGTTTTACGAGGTGGAGTCGGGCGTCGTCCGCGCGTCGTCTCTTGCAGCCCCGCCCGCACCAGCGAAAGATCGCCTCTATCTCGTAAGCGCTTCCGGGCTCGAAGCGTTCCGCCCGCTCTACGACTCTCTCTCGAACATGGGCTTCTACAACCTCAATCCCGACCAGATCAAAGATCTACAGCCGCCCGATCCGGGTGAACTGCTGAGCCGAGACGGGAGCAATCTCGCGAGTGTTGTCGCGAATCTCGCCACGCACGCGCCCGAGCTGAAGACGAGAATCGAGGAGTATCTCGCGAAGGTCGTGCCGGGCATCGCAGGTGTTGACTCGAAGACGATCGGCCCAAAGGAAACGCTCGAGTTTCGCCAGGACGTGCGAGGCGCCAAGCATCCTTGGCGCTTTCTTGCCGCCAACATGTCGGACGGAACTTTGCGCTCCTTCGCTGTTCTCGTCGCGCTCTTTCAGGGAGGAGCGAGCGGGGCCGCCGCGCGACGCCTGGTCGGGATCGAGGAGCCCGAGGTCGCGCTTCATCCTGCAGCGGCGGGCGTACTGACCGACAGCCTTCAGGACGCCGCCGAGCACGCGCAGATTCTCGTGACCAGTCACAGTCCAGACTTGCTCGACAACGAATCGATCCCCGATGAGTCGATCCTCGCGGTGTTCGCCGAGCACGGCGAAACGAAGATCGGGCGGCTCGACGAAACAGGCCGCTCTGCGCTTCGCGAGCACCTGTACACGGCTGGCGAGTTGCTTCGGATGGATCAGCTTCGCCCCGACCCTGACCAGACGCGCCTCGATCCCGAACAGCTCGAGTTGTTTGGGGACGCGAGACCCGCATGAGGCTTGCAACGATCGTCGAGGGCCATGGTGACGCCGAGGCCGCGCCCGAGTTGATTCGGCGGATTGCAGTGTCGATCTCACGCGAGGTCGAAGCGCTGCGGCCCATTCGGATTCCGCGGCAACGGCTCCTCAAGGCAGGCGAGCTCGAGCGCACGGTCGAGTTCGCTGCTCGCCACGCAGGCGCTGGTGGCGGCGTTCTGATCCTGCTCGACGCCGACGACGATTGTCCGGCAGAACTCGCGAGCGAGCTTCTCGCGCGAGCCCGCGCAAGACGCGGTGACCGTGAGATTCGTGCCGTCCTAGCAAAGACCGAGTTTGAGGCGTGGTTCCTCGCATCGGCGACGTCGCTTCGGGGGAAGCGCGGGTTACGGTCAGACCTTTCGCCGCCGGCTGATCCCGAAAGCATCCGAGATGCGAAAGGCTGGCTATCGAGCGCCATGCCGGCGGATCGCTCGTACCGCGAGGTGCTCGATCAGCCTGCGTTCGCAGCAACGATGGACCTCGACGAGGCGAGGCGAGCGCCGTCGTTCGACAAGTTCTGGCGAGACGTCGAATCACTCCTCCGGACGCAAGTCCCCACATAACAACTCGAAGGAGACCCCCATGGGCGTGCTCACAGGCAAGATCGCAGTCGTCACCGGCGCAGGCCGCGGCATTGGCCGCGAGATGGCGCTGGACTTTGCGCGCGAGGGCGCGCGCGTCGTCGTGAACGACCTCGGAGGCGCGCCCGACGGCACCGGCGGCACGCGCATCGCGGACGAAGTAGTGGGTGAGATCAAGGCGCTCGGCGGCGAGGCCGTCTCGAACTTCGACAGCGTCGCCACGGTCGAGGGCGGACAGCGCATCCTGAAGACCGCGCTCGATGCGTTCGGCGCGTGCGACATCCTGATCAACAACGCGGGCATCCTGCGCGACAAGACGATCTACAACATGGAAGAGTCCGACTGGGACGCGGTGATCGCCGTGCACCTGAAGGGCCACTACGCGTGCTCGCGCCCGTTCGCGAACTACATCCGCGCGAACAACCGCCAGGGCTGCCGCATCGTGAACTTCTCCTCGGTGTCGGGCCTGTACGGGAACTTCGGGCAGGCGAACTACGGCGCCGCGAAGGCGGGCATCGCGGGCTTCAGCCGCGTGCTCGCGCTCGAGCTCGCGAAGTACGGCTGCACCGTCAACACGATCTCGCCCGGCGCCGCGACGCGCCTCACGATTCCGCTGATGCAGGGCCGCGGCGAGCCGGACCGCGCCAACGCGCCGTCGCAAAGCCCCGCGCAGATCGCGCCGGTGGTGAGCTGGCTGTGCTCGGCGAAGGGCCAGGGCTTCACGTCGCAGATCATCAACGTGATGAGCGGCGAGGTCGGCATCATGCAGCAGCCCGCCGTGATTCGATCCTTCACGAAGGGCGGCGCCCCGTTCACGCAGAACGATCTCGACGCGGTGATGCCGCAGCTCCTCGCTGCGCGTCAGGAGAACCTCGCGCGCGCGAAGAAGGAAGGCGCGGCGGAGAAGATCTGAGGCGCGGCGGGGGACGCGCGTTTCGTCGACTCGCGAGGGGCCGGCGCGCAAATTGGGCGCGCCGACTCACTCCTTCGCTTGCGAACCCGCCTTCTCCTCCGCGCTCCACGTCCTCGGCGCCAAGATTGAGCTCAGCAGGTCCGGCTTCGCTTCGTCGCGCACGAGATGCGGGTGCCGCGCGCCGCCGCGGTAGTCGACCTCGTGCGTCGTGAAGAAATCCGCGTTCTTCACGAGCAGCTCGATCGGCGCGCCGCTTTCC includes the following:
- a CDS encoding enoyl-CoA hydratase/isomerase family protein; protein product: MELQDIRVERRGEVEILTLDRPEQRNALTFRTYAELEHAVRHTTARCLVITGAGTAFCSGDDVRQVMGGGERKAGERLSAAAPRLTPAAEALLTSNVPAIAAVNGAAVGWGMELAMMCDLRVASERAKFGELFVLRGLCCDVAGLSRLASLVGREKAAELLYTGDVIDAKEAQRIGLVSRVVPDAELLETAVALAAKIAANPPLAVRRLKAGLREALDPDWKTLGEWVSRSLGELFQTEDHREGVKSFLEKRAPKYVGR
- a CDS encoding AAA family ATPase, with the protein product MRLLTRIMIRNYKSIAACDVRPAQLSFLVGPNGSGKSNFLDALRFVADSLRYSLDHALRDRGGINEVRRRSSGHPTHFGIRLEFTLPNHYGHYAFNVGAKKSGGYEVQREECRVIGISSAFYEVESGVVRASSLAAPPAPAKDRLYLVSASGLEAFRPLYDSLSNMGFYNLNPDQIKDLQPPDPGELLSRDGSNLASVVANLATHAPELKTRIEEYLAKVVPGIAGVDSKTIGPKETLEFRQDVRGAKHPWRFLAANMSDGTLRSFAVLVALFQGGASGAAARRLVGIEEPEVALHPAAAGVLTDSLQDAAEHAQILVTSHSPDLLDNESIPDESILAVFAEHGETKIGRLDETGRSALREHLYTAGELLRMDQLRPDPDQTRLDPEQLELFGDARPA
- a CDS encoding DUF4276 family protein, with translation MRLATIVEGHGDAEAAPELIRRIAVSISREVEALRPIRIPRQRLLKAGELERTVEFAARHAGAGGGVLILLDADDDCPAELASELLARARARRGDREIRAVLAKTEFEAWFLASATSLRGKRGLRSDLSPPADPESIRDAKGWLSSAMPADRSYREVLDQPAFAATMDLDEARRAPSFDKFWRDVESLLRTQVPT
- a CDS encoding SDR family NAD(P)-dependent oxidoreductase, with product MGVLTGKIAVVTGAGRGIGREMALDFAREGARVVVNDLGGAPDGTGGTRIADEVVGEIKALGGEAVSNFDSVATVEGGQRILKTALDAFGACDILINNAGILRDKTIYNMEESDWDAVIAVHLKGHYACSRPFANYIRANNRQGCRIVNFSSVSGLYGNFGQANYGAAKAGIAGFSRVLALELAKYGCTVNTISPGAATRLTIPLMQGRGEPDRANAPSQSPAQIAPVVSWLCSAKGQGFTSQIINVMSGEVGIMQQPAVIRSFTKGGAPFTQNDLDAVMPQLLAARQENLARAKKEGAAEKI